In Janthinobacterium sp. 67, a genomic segment contains:
- a CDS encoding YebC/PmpR family DNA-binding transcriptional regulator: protein MAGHSKWANIKHKKAATDAKRGKIWTRLIKEITVAARMGGADAITNPRLRLAVDKAADANMPKDNVQRAINRGSGGVDGANYEEVRYEGYGVGGAAVIVECMTDNKVRTVAEVRNAFNKNGGNMGNEGSVAFMFQHCGQLLFAPGTDEDKLMEAALEAGADDVIADEEGGFEVVTPVHDFAAVKEALEAAGFKAEVAEVIMKPATETVYAGDDAIKMQKLIDALELLDDVQEVFTNALIEN from the coding sequence ATGGCAGGACATAGCAAATGGGCCAATATCAAGCATAAAAAGGCTGCCACCGATGCCAAGCGCGGCAAAATCTGGACGCGCCTGATCAAGGAAATCACGGTTGCGGCCCGCATGGGCGGTGCCGACGCCATCACCAATCCGCGCCTGCGCCTGGCCGTCGACAAGGCGGCTGATGCCAATATGCCGAAAGACAACGTCCAGCGCGCGATCAACCGCGGCAGCGGCGGCGTCGATGGCGCCAACTACGAAGAAGTGCGCTACGAAGGCTACGGCGTGGGCGGCGCGGCCGTCATCGTCGAATGCATGACCGACAACAAGGTGCGCACGGTGGCCGAAGTCCGCAACGCCTTCAACAAGAACGGCGGCAACATGGGCAACGAAGGCTCCGTCGCCTTCATGTTCCAGCACTGCGGCCAGCTGCTGTTCGCGCCGGGTACCGACGAGGACAAGCTGATGGAAGCGGCCCTGGAAGCGGGCGCCGACGACGTCATCGCCGATGAAGAAGGCGGCTTTGAAGTGGTGACGCCCGTGCACGATTTCGCCGCCGTCAAGGAAGCGCTGGAAGCGGCCGGCTTCAAGGCCGAAGTGGCCGAAGTCATCATGAAACCGGCGACGGAAACCGTGTACGCGGGCGACGACGCCATCAAGATGCAAAAGCTGATCGATGCGCTGGAACTGCTGGACGACGTGCAGGAAGTGTTTACCAACGCGTTAATAGAGAATTAA
- the purD gene encoding phosphoribosylamine--glycine ligase: MKILVVGSGGREHALAWKLAQSERIQMVYVAPGNGGTARDARLVNLDISDPQLLADFVQQEHIGLTVVGPEVPLAAGIVNLFRSRGLKIFGPTKEAAQLESSKDFAKAFMQRHGIPTAAYQTFSDVAPAHAYIDAMGAPIVIKADGLAAGKGVVVAMTLEEAHQAVDMMLSDNQFGDAGARIVIEEFLAGEEASFIVMCDGKNILPLATSQDHKRLKDHDQGPNTGGMGAYSPAPIVTPAMHARVMREIIVPTIQGMAKDGITFTGFLYAGLMIDDKGTPKTLEFNCRMGDPETQPIMARLKTDLVTVMEHAVNGTLDAVELEWDRRTAVGVVMAAAGYPDDPVKGTAIGDIPAETPDSVTFHAGTRIDGERLVTNGGRVLCVVGLGDSIKMAQKQAYETVEKIHFDGAQYRRDIGWRGLKH; encoded by the coding sequence ATGAAAATTCTGGTAGTCGGCTCTGGCGGCCGCGAACACGCCCTGGCCTGGAAACTGGCCCAGTCCGAACGCATACAGATGGTGTATGTCGCGCCGGGCAACGGCGGCACCGCGCGCGATGCGCGCCTGGTCAATCTCGACATCAGCGATCCGCAATTGCTGGCCGACTTCGTTCAGCAGGAACACATCGGCCTGACGGTCGTCGGCCCGGAAGTGCCGCTGGCGGCCGGCATCGTCAACCTGTTCCGCTCGCGCGGCCTGAAAATCTTCGGCCCGACGAAAGAAGCGGCGCAGCTGGAATCGTCGAAGGACTTCGCCAAGGCCTTCATGCAGCGCCACGGCATCCCGACGGCCGCCTACCAGACGTTCTCCGACGTCGCTCCGGCGCACGCCTACATCGACGCCATGGGCGCGCCCATCGTCATCAAGGCCGACGGCCTGGCCGCCGGCAAGGGCGTCGTCGTTGCCATGACCCTGGAAGAAGCGCACCAGGCGGTCGACATGATGCTGTCCGATAACCAGTTCGGCGACGCCGGCGCGCGCATCGTCATCGAGGAATTCCTCGCCGGCGAAGAAGCGAGCTTCATCGTCATGTGCGACGGCAAGAACATCCTGCCGCTGGCCACCAGCCAGGATCATAAACGCCTGAAGGACCACGACCAGGGCCCGAACACGGGCGGCATGGGCGCGTATTCGCCGGCGCCGATCGTCACGCCGGCCATGCATGCGCGCGTCATGCGCGAAATCATCGTGCCGACCATCCAGGGCATGGCCAAGGATGGCATCACGTTCACGGGCTTCCTGTACGCGGGCCTGATGATCGACGACAAGGGCACGCCGAAGACGCTGGAATTCAACTGCCGCATGGGCGACCCGGAAACGCAGCCGATCATGGCGCGCCTGAAAACGGACCTGGTCACCGTCATGGAACACGCCGTCAACGGCACCTTGGACGCCGTGGAACTGGAATGGGACCGCCGCACGGCCGTTGGCGTCGTGATGGCCGCCGCCGGTTACCCGGACGATCCCGTCAAGGGCACGGCGATCGGCGACATCCCGGCCGAAACGCCGGACTCCGTCACCTTCCATGCGGGCACCCGCATCGACGGCGAACGCCTGGTCACCAACGGCGGCCGCGTGCTGTGCGTGGTGGGCTTGGGCGACAGCATCAAGATGGCGCAGAAGCAGGCGTATGAAACCGTGGAAAAAATCCATTTCGACGGCGCGCAGTACCGCCGCGACATCGGCTGGCGCGGCCTGAAGCACTAA
- a CDS encoding class I SAM-dependent methyltransferase has translation MAWNEGYVSDIEYTNGFYSDLSPHHLNFSCILHGVEPVPLDQPYTYFELGFGRGQTLNVLAAANPNGQFYGNDFNPAHVAGARALAAKAQLDNLTLLENSFEELGQGRVPGLPQFDFITLHGIYTWVNRENRQHIVDFIARYLKPGGIVSLSYNAMPGWSSALPLQRLLLEFSNSFPGRSDLQIQAGIAYVQQLQNLQAGYITDNPALAPRLNALINSDPHYSVHEYLNQDWEPLYHTDVMRDVARAKLDFAGSADLPFAFPELYLNADRQATIDLLPDAAMRETMKDYFLDTSFRKDVLVRGARRMGAARQAECLADVHLVMLVPRAKMTFSFQTKVGVVTGNEQVYGAVCDALATGPHSLAELAALPSLPGQSMQSLAEVAAMLVTGGQVVMYFPDVAQSGSDDAAAHRLNRAIGAQLRYGDDYRILCSSLAGSGINMEFIDRLLFSLLTQEGEQPDLASLQAQAASAMARCGRRLLKDGAACDDEAAHQQLLNAAIDEFLREKLPVLQQLRML, from the coding sequence ATGGCCTGGAATGAAGGATATGTGTCGGATATCGAGTACACCAACGGTTTTTACAGCGACCTGAGTCCGCATCACCTCAATTTCAGCTGCATCCTGCACGGCGTCGAGCCGGTGCCCCTGGATCAGCCCTACACCTATTTTGAACTGGGCTTCGGCCGCGGCCAGACGCTCAACGTCCTGGCGGCCGCCAATCCCAACGGCCAGTTCTACGGCAACGATTTCAATCCCGCGCATGTCGCCGGCGCACGCGCCCTGGCGGCAAAAGCACAGCTGGACAATCTGACCCTGCTGGAAAACAGCTTCGAAGAATTGGGTCAGGGCCGCGTGCCCGGTCTGCCGCAGTTCGACTTCATTACCCTGCACGGCATCTACACCTGGGTCAACCGCGAAAACCGCCAGCACATCGTCGACTTCATCGCCCGCTACCTGAAACCGGGCGGCATCGTTTCGCTCAGCTACAACGCCATGCCTGGATGGAGTTCCGCCCTGCCCCTGCAACGCCTGCTGCTGGAGTTTTCCAACAGCTTTCCCGGACGCAGCGACCTGCAGATCCAGGCTGGCATCGCCTATGTGCAGCAGTTGCAGAACCTGCAGGCGGGCTACATCACGGACAATCCCGCACTCGCACCGCGCCTCAATGCGCTCATCAACAGCGATCCCCATTACAGCGTGCATGAATACCTGAACCAGGACTGGGAACCGCTGTACCACACCGACGTGATGCGCGATGTGGCGCGCGCCAAGCTCGATTTTGCCGGCTCCGCCGACCTGCCTTTTGCCTTTCCCGAGCTGTACCTGAACGCCGACCGGCAAGCCACCATCGACTTGCTGCCCGATGCGGCCATGCGTGAAACGATGAAGGATTATTTTCTCGATACCAGTTTCCGCAAGGACGTGCTGGTGCGGGGCGCGCGCCGCATGGGCGCCGCGCGCCAGGCGGAATGCCTGGCCGATGTGCACCTGGTCATGCTGGTGCCGCGCGCAAAAATGACCTTTAGCTTCCAGACCAAGGTTGGCGTAGTGACGGGAAACGAGCAGGTCTACGGCGCCGTCTGCGACGCGCTGGCAACCGGCCCGCATAGCCTGGCCGAATTGGCCGCACTGCCCTCATTGCCCGGACAAAGCATGCAAAGCCTGGCGGAGGTGGCAGCCATGCTGGTCACCGGCGGCCAGGTCGTGATGTATTTCCCGGATGTGGCGCAAAGCGGCAGCGACGACGCCGCCGCGCACCGCCTGAACCGGGCCATCGGCGCACAGTTGCGCTATGGCGACGACTACCGCATCCTGTGCTCGTCATTGGCTGGCAGCGGTATCAACATGGAATTCATCGACCGGCTGCTGTTTTCTCTGCTGACCCAGGAAGGCGAGCAACCGGACCTGGCCAGCTTGCAGGCGCAGGCGGCCAGCGCCATGGCGCGCTGCGGGCGCCGCCTGCTCAAGGACGGCGCGGCATGCGACGACGAGGCGGCGCACCAGCAGCTGCTCAACGCCGCCATCGACGAGTTCCTGCGTGAGAAACTGCCCGTGCTGCAGCAGTTGCGCATGTTGTAA